The Virgibacillus dokdonensis genome includes a window with the following:
- a CDS encoding YpmS family protein — translation MGNRTEHTKSKKWKRLFIGLLSFNMILLFVLLTLIFWPVPQAEYPEKATEETDANSEFIVRTTKKNLNDLANTYIDQLLAGTDHEYRIELGDDVHLIGELPVFSSTVPLSVHLEPFVQENGDIILKQKSISIGLLKLPNKKIMEYMDKYLPMPEWVTVNPKEEEIYVAVTDIELKSNFQVAVEHIDLQANNLSFKFRIPYQTLGIN, via the coding sequence ATGGGGAATAGAACGGAACATACCAAAAGTAAAAAGTGGAAAAGGCTATTTATCGGGTTACTTTCCTTTAACATGATCCTGCTTTTTGTATTGCTCACACTTATTTTTTGGCCAGTTCCACAAGCTGAATACCCAGAAAAAGCTACTGAAGAAACAGATGCAAATTCAGAATTTATTGTTCGTACGACTAAAAAAAATTTAAACGATTTGGCCAATACGTATATTGACCAATTACTTGCAGGGACAGATCATGAATATCGTATTGAACTAGGAGACGATGTACACTTAATTGGTGAGTTACCTGTTTTTTCCTCAACCGTTCCATTATCTGTTCATTTAGAACCTTTTGTACAAGAAAATGGAGATATTATTTTGAAACAGAAGTCCATTTCTATCGGCTTATTAAAACTACCGAACAAAAAAATTATGGAATACATGGATAAATACCTCCCGATGCCAGAATGGGTTACTGTTAATCCAAAAGAAGAAGAAATATATGTAGCTGTGACGGATATCGAGTTAAAAAGTAATTTTCAGGTCGCCGTCGAACATATTGACTTACAGGCAAATAATTTATCGTTTAAATTTCGTATACCATATCAAACATTAGGTATTAATTAA
- a CDS encoding SGNH/GDSL hydrolase family protein codes for MQKKKLITGVTLLLLIVGATLYIFIHEADQANLAEKDIKQQDAATKEKTANIKKHEQKPSPKLFTHKEQQVTKHFYQSRHITAIGDSLTQGVGDETKQGGYVGALEQIMTQANTEASFDNFGVRGNRSDQLLKRLQQDDIIASIKQADIVFITIGANDVMRVLKENITNLQMEAFEKARVDYEKRLHKILTNIRTVNADTKIYLLGFYNPFGQYFKDIKELKLIADNWNKTGKEIITTYENSSFIPISDLFSNTDENLFAEDNFHPNQLGYERIAERIFEVLKNEQERG; via the coding sequence ATGCAAAAAAAGAAATTAATAACCGGAGTAACTCTCCTGTTACTCATCGTAGGAGCCACGCTCTATATTTTCATACATGAAGCAGATCAAGCAAATCTTGCTGAAAAGGATATAAAGCAACAGGATGCAGCAACAAAAGAAAAAACGGCCAACATCAAAAAGCATGAGCAAAAACCATCGCCAAAGCTTTTTACTCATAAAGAGCAACAGGTTACGAAGCATTTTTATCAATCAAGACATATCACGGCAATTGGTGATTCGTTGACACAAGGTGTTGGCGATGAAACAAAACAAGGAGGCTATGTCGGAGCCCTTGAACAAATAATGACTCAAGCAAACACAGAAGCTTCTTTTGATAATTTTGGTGTACGAGGCAATCGCTCAGACCAACTACTTAAAAGACTGCAGCAAGACGATATTATTGCTTCCATAAAGCAAGCGGACATTGTATTTATAACAATTGGCGCTAATGATGTGATGCGTGTATTAAAAGAAAATATTACAAATCTCCAAATGGAGGCATTTGAAAAAGCTCGGGTAGACTATGAAAAACGACTTCATAAAATCTTAACCAACATCCGAACGGTAAATGCAGATACGAAAATTTACTTACTCGGTTTTTACAACCCTTTTGGGCAGTATTTTAAGGACATTAAAGAACTGAAGCTAATTGCAGACAATTGGAATAAAACTGGTAAAGAGATAATAACTACGTATGAAAACAGCTCCTTTATACCAATTAGTGATTTATTTTCAAACACAGATGAAAATTTGTTTGCAGAAGATAATTTTCATCCAAATCAGTTAGGCTATGAGCGGATTGCTGAACGTATATTTGAGGTGCTAAAGAATGAACAAGAAAGAGGATGA